A genomic stretch from Flavobacterium sp. KS-LB2 includes:
- a CDS encoding hemolysin family protein: protein MSEIALISARKNRLETAAKKGNKSAKIALDLANSPNKFLSTVQIGITLIGILTGIYSGDKITVDVETFVSGFEFLKPYAHPVAVGLVVVVLTFFSLVLGELLPKRIGLNHPEAIAKAVALPMKIVSIVTAPFIWLLTHSTDFLLDILQIKPTADGKVTEEEIKAIIKEGTEGGEVQEIEQDIVERVFHIGDRKINSLMTHRKSVVFLPLHSDKEQVREFMLKELHSIYPVYGENYDDIVGVVNLKNIFAHFENESFNLAAIMTEAPFMMEQTTAYVALENFKKTGIHYAFVSDEYGVFQGVITLNDILEALVGDASDFYKDDFQLIEREDGTWLVDGHYSLHDFLTYFELDELINDYEVTTVSGLIMTELSHIPKQGEKLIWQKFELEVIDMDGVKIDKVMVKALK, encoded by the coding sequence ATGTCAGAAATCGCATTGATTTCAGCACGAAAAAACAGATTAGAGACTGCAGCAAAAAAAGGAAATAAAAGCGCTAAAATTGCACTCGATTTGGCAAATTCGCCAAACAAATTCTTATCAACCGTACAAATAGGAATAACACTAATAGGAATTCTTACTGGTATTTATAGCGGGGATAAGATAACTGTAGATGTAGAAACCTTTGTAAGTGGATTTGAATTTTTAAAACCGTACGCACACCCAGTTGCTGTAGGTTTAGTTGTTGTTGTTTTGACTTTTTTCTCTTTAGTTTTAGGAGAATTATTACCTAAAAGAATCGGTTTAAATCATCCAGAAGCCATTGCAAAAGCGGTTGCACTACCTATGAAAATTGTTTCGATAGTTACCGCGCCATTCATTTGGTTGTTAACGCATTCAACAGACTTTTTATTGGATATTTTGCAAATAAAACCCACAGCTGACGGAAAAGTAACAGAGGAGGAAATAAAAGCAATTATCAAGGAAGGCACCGAAGGAGGTGAAGTTCAGGAAATAGAACAAGATATTGTAGAACGTGTTTTTCATATTGGAGATAGAAAAATAAACTCCTTGATGACGCACAGAAAATCGGTTGTTTTTCTACCTTTGCATTCTGATAAAGAACAGGTTAGAGAGTTTATGCTCAAGGAATTGCATTCTATTTACCCGGTTTATGGCGAAAATTATGACGATATTGTTGGGGTTGTTAATCTGAAAAATATTTTTGCTCATTTTGAAAATGAAAGTTTCAATTTAGCAGCTATAATGACGGAAGCTCCTTTTATGATGGAGCAAACTACTGCTTATGTTGCTTTAGAAAATTTTAAAAAAACAGGCATACATTATGCGTTTGTATCAGATGAGTACGGTGTTTTTCAAGGTGTAATAACGTTGAATGATATTCTTGAAGCCTTGGTTGGTGATGCTTCTGATTTTTATAAAGATGATTTTCAGTTGATTGAAAGAGAAGATGGAACTTGGTTAGTTGACGGGCATTATTCGTTACATGATTTTTTGACGTACTTTGAATTAGATGAATTAATCAATGATTATGAGGTGACTACGGTGAGTGGATTAATAATGACAGAACTCTCTCATATTCCAAAACAAGGAGAAAAATTGATTTGGCAAAAATTTGAGTTAGAAGTCATTGATATGGATGGCGTGAAGATTGATAAAGTGATGGTGAAAGCACTTAAATAA
- the hpt gene encoding hypoxanthine phosphoribosyltransferase, translating to MIQLHDKQFVPFISAKEIDFAIAKMVSQVEADFAHETPVFVGVLNGSFMVVSDFMKLYKKPCEVSFIKMASYEGTSSTNEVKQLIGINQDLTGRSVVIIEDIVDTGNTLVELKELFKKQNVKHFKIATLFFKPEAYKKDIKIDYVGIRIPNKFIVGFGLDYDGLGRNLPEVYKLKE from the coding sequence ATGATACAACTTCACGATAAACAATTTGTTCCGTTTATTTCTGCTAAAGAAATTGATTTTGCCATTGCTAAAATGGTTTCGCAAGTCGAAGCTGATTTTGCTCATGAAACACCTGTATTTGTGGGTGTGCTGAATGGCTCTTTTATGGTAGTTTCGGACTTTATGAAATTATACAAAAAACCATGTGAAGTATCTTTTATAAAAATGGCTTCCTATGAAGGAACTTCTTCCACAAACGAAGTGAAACAATTAATAGGTATAAATCAGGATTTGACAGGACGTAGTGTAGTTATAATCGAGGATATTGTTGATACCGGAAATACATTGGTAGAGCTGAAAGAATTATTCAAAAAACAAAATGTAAAACATTTTAAAATAGCAACACTTTTTTTCAAACCCGAAGCATATAAGAAAGATATTAAAATAGACTATGTTGGAATCCGAATTCCAAATAAATTTATTGTGGGTTTTGGCTTAGACTACGATGGCTTGGGAAGAAATTTACCTGAAGTATATAAACTAAAAGAATAA
- a CDS encoding DUF1800 family protein gives MASLNPNTAILGIKNAKHLLRRATFVYTKALIEQYSKLTPNEALHLLLVESTLPLNLPYDSLPTTAPDGFWTESTNLASSFPNQYGKGTIVTGWWWFNAINTPTLKFKLSHFLSTRFTVIKNEQVFGSATEFYDYIRLLLFYSYGNYKILAKKITLNNSMLSFLNNTSNIKSSPNENYAREFLELFTIGKGAQIAPGNYTNYTESDIVQAARVLTGFKRKYERSIIDSETGIPKGYNQFSDHNTSSKSFSSAFNNKTIASATDAASMDTELNSYIDMVFEQPATAKNICRKIYTYFVKSNISEEVENDIINPLAQDFYDNGYEIVPIIRKLLESQHFYDLDDSNATDETIGGIIKSPLQQLSEICTYLKASIPDPSSNPSYFYYNFWTYFVSNTFFIRSNMILFEPENVAGHAAYYQAPNFDKTWISSSTLIAKYRLGESLLDGINRISGNSNIITKINISAVIKNDGIISNPSNPFTLTSELCNALFAQEPDTDRINYFMNSFLLQGLTNYYWTEAWNNFISTNNSSVVESRLKLLVTKILRAPESQMF, from the coding sequence ATGGCTTCACTAAATCCAAATACAGCAATTTTAGGCATCAAAAACGCTAAACATTTATTGCGAAGAGCAACTTTTGTTTATACCAAGGCCCTAATAGAACAGTACTCTAAATTAACTCCCAACGAGGCTTTGCATTTATTATTGGTAGAGAGCACACTCCCTTTAAATTTGCCTTATGACTCTTTACCAACTACTGCACCAGATGGCTTTTGGACAGAATCTACTAATCTTGCCTCTTCATTTCCGAATCAATATGGCAAAGGCACAATAGTAACTGGTTGGTGGTGGTTTAATGCCATAAATACTCCTACATTAAAATTCAAACTTTCCCATTTTCTATCTACTCGATTTACAGTTATAAAAAACGAACAAGTTTTTGGATCAGCAACTGAATTTTATGATTACATCAGATTACTTTTATTTTATTCCTATGGAAATTATAAAATATTAGCAAAAAAAATAACATTAAATAACTCGATGCTTTCTTTTTTAAATAACACTTCTAATATAAAAAGTTCTCCAAATGAAAATTATGCTCGTGAATTTTTAGAGTTATTCACTATTGGAAAAGGAGCCCAAATTGCACCCGGGAACTACACCAATTACACAGAATCAGATATCGTGCAAGCTGCAAGAGTATTAACTGGTTTTAAAAGAAAGTATGAGAGATCTATAATAGATTCAGAAACTGGAATCCCAAAAGGATACAATCAATTTTCAGATCACAACACAAGCTCTAAATCATTTAGCAGTGCTTTTAATAATAAAACAATTGCATCTGCAACTGATGCAGCCTCGATGGATACTGAATTAAACAGCTATATTGACATGGTCTTTGAACAACCAGCTACTGCTAAAAACATTTGTAGAAAAATATACACTTATTTTGTGAAAAGTAACATTTCGGAAGAAGTCGAAAACGACATAATAAATCCATTAGCTCAAGACTTTTATGACAATGGATATGAAATTGTTCCCATAATTCGAAAATTATTAGAAAGTCAACATTTTTATGATTTAGATGACAGTAACGCTACCGATGAAACTATAGGTGGAATAATAAAATCACCTCTTCAACAATTGTCAGAAATATGTACCTATTTAAAAGCTTCTATTCCTGACCCTTCCTCAAATCCATCCTATTTTTATTATAATTTTTGGACTTATTTTGTCAGCAATACCTTTTTTATACGTTCCAATATGATTTTATTTGAACCCGAAAATGTTGCTGGACACGCCGCATACTACCAAGCTCCAAATTTTGACAAAACATGGATTTCATCTTCTACATTAATTGCGAAATATAGGTTAGGAGAATCACTGCTCGATGGCATTAACAGAATAAGCGGTAATAGTAACATTATAACTAAAATAAACATATCGGCAGTTATAAAAAATGATGGTATCATATCAAATCCTTCGAACCCTTTTACATTAACTTCTGAACTATGCAACGCACTTTTCGCTCAGGAACCGGACACAGATCGTATTAACTACTTTATGAATTCGTTCCTCCTGCAAGGTCTTACTAATTATTACTGGACTGAAGCCTGGAATAATTTTATTAGTACCAATAATAGTTCAGTAGTCGAATCTCGATTAAAGCTATTAGTAACCAAAATATTAAGAGCTCCCGAATCTCAAATGTTTTAA
- a CDS encoding 5-(carboxyamino)imidazole ribonucleotide synthase translates to MNYFSSDFKLGILGGGQLGKMLLFDTRKFDIQTYVLDPSDEAPCKIACNHFFKGDLMDFETVYNFGKKVDVLTFEIELVNLEALIKLEDEGLKVYPSPKTLKLIQNKGIQKDFYTQNTIPTANYKRFHDLKSLVVSILDSKTKLPFVWKCTEFGYDGNGVKVIRHISDLDNLANVECIAEEMVPFKNELAVIVCRNPSGEIKTYPVVEMEFHPEANQVEYVICPARIDEKVAEKARAIALNVSEKFNHVGLLAVEMFQTEDDEILVNEVAPRPHNSGHYSIEASYTSQFENHLRAILDLPLGNTDSKVAGIMVNLVGAEGFSGNVVYENIEKILGWNGVTPHIYGKKQTRPFRKMGHVTIVNEDINEARRIAENVKNTIRVIS, encoded by the coding sequence ATGAATTATTTTTCTTCTGATTTTAAATTGGGAATTCTTGGCGGTGGACAACTGGGCAAAATGCTATTGTTTGACACCCGAAAATTCGACATACAAACTTATGTTCTTGATCCAAGTGATGAAGCACCATGTAAAATAGCCTGTAATCATTTTTTTAAAGGTGATTTAATGGATTTTGAAACGGTTTATAACTTTGGTAAAAAAGTGGACGTTTTAACTTTTGAAATTGAGTTGGTAAATCTAGAAGCTTTAATAAAACTCGAGGACGAAGGATTAAAAGTATACCCTTCTCCAAAAACGTTGAAACTGATTCAAAACAAAGGAATTCAGAAAGATTTCTATACTCAAAATACTATTCCAACAGCAAATTACAAACGTTTTCACGATTTGAAAAGTCTAGTTGTTTCTATATTAGATTCAAAAACAAAACTGCCATTTGTGTGGAAATGTACGGAATTTGGCTATGATGGTAATGGTGTAAAAGTGATCCGCCATATTTCGGACTTGGATAATTTAGCGAATGTAGAATGTATTGCTGAAGAAATGGTTCCGTTCAAAAATGAATTGGCCGTTATTGTTTGTCGCAATCCTTCCGGTGAAATCAAAACGTATCCTGTGGTGGAAATGGAATTTCATCCCGAAGCCAATCAAGTAGAATATGTGATTTGTCCTGCTCGAATTGATGAAAAAGTTGCTGAAAAAGCAAGAGCAATCGCATTGAATGTTTCCGAAAAATTCAATCATGTGGGATTATTAGCTGTAGAAATGTTTCAAACTGAGGACGATGAAATCCTCGTGAACGAAGTGGCTCCACGCCCGCATAATTCCGGTCATTATTCTATTGAAGCCAGCTATACGTCACAATTTGAAAACCATTTGCGTGCTATTCTTGATTTACCTCTGGGAAATACAGACAGTAAAGTAGCTGGAATTATGGTAAATCTAGTAGGCGCCGAAGGTTTTTCCGGAAATGTAGTGTATGAAAACATCGAAAAAATATTGGGCTGGAATGGTGTTACGCCACACATTTACGGAAAAAAACAAACACGTCCTTTTAGAAAAATGGGACATGTCACCATCGTAAACGAAGACATCAATGAAGCAAGAAGAATTGCCGAGAATGTAAAGAATACGATTAGAGTAATAAGTTAA
- a CDS encoding DUF1501 domain-containing protein: protein MRRRNFIKLTSTASALSLLPTEVFALFKSAGMTTCPDSNSKKIVLIQLAGANDGLNTIVPLNQYDTYASLRPNIKLNNIGQANGVINLDSTVPLTNQVGLHPSLTGFKDLYDKGFMRIIQGVGYPSQDKSHFKSTDLWLTGGDGTMANNYFDSGWIGRFLENYYTAFLNSNFPLGIQLGSSDNSLGFHGVIEHGMSLNISGQDLSGFYSVVNGLGGTPPTNIPDSEYGGLIQYIINNDTSTNSYAQTITNSFNSGSNSLTYPNTSLSNQLKTVARFISGGLETKVYLVKVGGFDTHDMQVAANNTTHLGNHANLLTQISEAINSFITDLNNQNIANDVVAITFSEFGRKAGENASLGTDHGEIAPMFVFGNAINPGISGTNINLSEAVSTNNYQVRTVQHDYRRVFSTVLQDWFGTSNKTLDLTFYNNTTNIGFSNNKIADLIKTQNIVNATCYTDNLLSTNEYKNNYEVIVYPNPVSELLTINAPNNNDILAVSIYSMDGKFIGKYKNPLAYSQFSINIENLSVGFYNLKIETNNGVFSKKIIVRR from the coding sequence ATGAGAAGAAGAAATTTTATTAAATTGACTTCAACAGCTAGCGCACTTTCATTATTGCCTACAGAAGTTTTTGCTCTTTTTAAATCTGCAGGAATGACGACCTGTCCTGATTCTAACTCAAAAAAAATAGTTTTAATTCAATTGGCAGGGGCTAATGATGGATTAAACACTATTGTACCTCTAAATCAATATGACACTTATGCTTCCTTACGACCAAATATAAAGCTTAATAATATTGGGCAAGCAAATGGCGTAATCAATCTAGATTCAACTGTACCTTTAACAAACCAAGTGGGATTACATCCTTCTTTGACTGGTTTTAAAGACTTATATGACAAAGGGTTTATGAGAATCATTCAAGGTGTTGGCTATCCCTCTCAAGATAAATCTCATTTTAAATCGACTGATTTGTGGCTAACAGGAGGTGACGGCACAATGGCAAATAATTATTTTGACAGTGGATGGATAGGACGTTTTCTAGAGAATTATTACACTGCCTTTTTAAATTCAAATTTTCCTTTAGGCATTCAATTAGGGAGTAGCGATAATTCGTTAGGTTTCCATGGAGTTATCGAGCATGGAATGTCTCTAAATATAAGTGGTCAGGATTTATCAGGATTTTATTCTGTCGTAAATGGCTTAGGTGGAACTCCCCCAACAAATATTCCTGATTCAGAATATGGAGGCTTAATCCAATATATAATTAATAATGATACCTCTACAAATTCTTATGCCCAGACTATTACTAACTCATTTAATTCAGGCTCTAATTCTTTAACATATCCAAATACGAGTTTATCCAATCAGTTAAAAACAGTCGCTCGTTTTATTTCAGGAGGTCTTGAAACTAAGGTATATTTAGTTAAAGTAGGAGGATTTGATACTCATGATATGCAGGTCGCGGCTAACAATACTACACATTTAGGTAATCATGCGAATCTTTTAACTCAAATATCCGAAGCAATCAACTCTTTCATTACAGATTTAAACAATCAAAACATAGCTAATGATGTTGTAGCTATCACTTTTTCAGAATTTGGACGAAAAGCGGGAGAAAATGCAAGTTTAGGAACTGATCATGGTGAAATTGCCCCAATGTTTGTTTTTGGAAATGCTATAAACCCAGGTATATCAGGAACAAATATTAATTTATCCGAAGCAGTTTCGACTAATAATTATCAAGTAAGAACTGTTCAGCATGATTACAGAAGAGTTTTCAGTACAGTACTTCAAGATTGGTTTGGAACAAGTAATAAGACATTAGATCTCACTTTCTATAATAATACTACCAACATTGGATTTTCAAATAACAAAATTGCAGATTTAATAAAAACTCAAAACATAGTTAATGCAACTTGCTATACCGACAATTTACTATCTACTAATGAATATAAGAACAATTATGAGGTAATTGTTTATCCTAATCCAGTATCAGAACTCCTAACAATAAACGCTCCTAACAACAATGATATTCTTGCTGTTTCTATTTACTCTATGGATGGAAAATTTATTGGAAAATATAAGAACCCTCTAGCCTACAGTCAGTTTTCTATAAACATTGAAAATTTATCAGTAGGATTCTACAACTTGAAGATTGAAACCAACAATGGTGTTTTCTCAAAAAAAATAATTGTGAGACGGTAA
- the purE gene encoding 5-(carboxyamino)imidazole ribonucleotide mutase yields MKVAVIMGSISDMPIMQEAIDILKAFEIEIEVDIVSAHRTPEKLFDFSNNAHTRGISVVIAGAGGAAHLPGMVASMSPLPVIGVPIKSSNSIDGWDSVLSILQMPGGVPVATVALNGAKNAGILATQIIGSHNKSVMEKIIKYKTGLKEAVNIASESLQK; encoded by the coding sequence ATGAAAGTAGCCGTAATAATGGGAAGCATATCCGATATGCCCATCATGCAAGAAGCCATAGATATCCTAAAAGCATTTGAAATAGAAATTGAAGTCGATATCGTTTCGGCACACAGAACTCCCGAAAAATTATTTGATTTCAGCAACAATGCACACACTCGCGGAATTTCGGTAGTAATAGCAGGTGCTGGCGGAGCAGCGCATTTGCCAGGAATGGTCGCTTCTATGTCGCCACTTCCAGTAATTGGCGTGCCAATAAAATCAAGTAATTCCATTGATGGCTGGGATAGCGTATTATCCATTCTGCAAATGCCAGGCGGAGTTCCCGTAGCAACCGTTGCCTTAAACGGAGCAAAAAATGCAGGAATTCTTGCCACTCAAATTATAGGAAGTCACAATAAAAGTGTGATGGAAAAAATAATTAAATACAAAACAGGATTGAAAGAAGCCGTTAACATCGCTTCTGAAAGTTTACAGAAATAG
- the obgE gene encoding GTPase ObgE has translation MTEGNFVDYVKIYVSSGKGGKGSTHLHREKFIEKGGPDGGDGGRGGHVYLVGNKGLWTLFHLKFARHIKAGNGGDGSGDRSTGADGDDKFIEVPLGTVVKDKETGEILFEITEDGEKQILSRGGKGGLGNWHFRSSTNQTPRYSQPGLPGVEMDVILELKVLADVGLVGFPNAGKSTLLSVLTSAKPKIADYPFTTLKPNLGIVAYRDFQSFVIADIPGIIEGAAEGKGLGHYFLRHIERNSTLLFLVPVDTPDIKAEYDILVNELTKYNPEMLDKERLLVISKCDMLDDELKAELKTELDVAFKDVPYMFISSVAQQGLTELKDKLWKMLND, from the coding sequence ATGACAGAGGGGAATTTTGTAGATTACGTAAAAATATATGTTTCTTCCGGAAAAGGAGGGAAAGGATCGACGCATTTGCATAGAGAAAAATTTATTGAAAAAGGTGGGCCTGATGGTGGTGATGGTGGTCGTGGAGGCCATGTTTATTTAGTGGGAAACAAAGGTCTTTGGACATTGTTTCACCTAAAATTTGCGCGTCATATTAAAGCCGGTAATGGTGGTGATGGTAGTGGAGATAGAAGCACTGGTGCCGATGGAGATGATAAATTCATTGAAGTGCCTTTGGGGACAGTAGTCAAAGATAAAGAAACGGGAGAAATATTGTTTGAAATCACCGAAGATGGTGAAAAACAAATTCTATCTCGCGGTGGAAAAGGTGGTTTAGGAAACTGGCACTTTAGAAGTTCTACGAATCAAACACCTAGATACTCACAACCTGGTTTGCCTGGTGTAGAAATGGATGTGATTTTAGAATTGAAAGTATTGGCTGATGTAGGTTTAGTAGGATTTCCTAATGCAGGAAAATCAACGTTGTTGTCAGTACTGACTTCGGCTAAACCAAAAATTGCTGATTATCCTTTTACGACTCTAAAACCGAATCTTGGAATTGTGGCCTACAGGGATTTTCAATCGTTTGTAATTGCGGATATTCCTGGAATTATTGAAGGAGCTGCTGAAGGGAAAGGTCTTGGGCATTATTTTTTAAGACATATTGAGCGTAATTCGACTTTATTATTTTTAGTTCCCGTTGATACTCCAGATATCAAAGCGGAGTACGATATTTTAGTAAACGAATTGACTAAATACAATCCTGAAATGCTAGACAAAGAGCGTTTGCTAGTAATTTCTAAATGCGATATGCTGGATGATGAGTTAAAAGCAGAATTGAAAACCGAATTGGATGTTGCTTTCAAGGATGTTCCTTATATGTTTATTTCTTCTGTGGCTCAACAAGGTTTGACAGAATTGAAAGATAAATTATGGAAAATGTTGAATGACTAG
- a CDS encoding tetratricopeptide repeat protein, translating to MKQLLLILLFLPIIMWSQSNYEKAEKFFKEEKYDQAQLAFESVLKSNPSDLKTIEYLGDIAGQNKSWDKAIGYYKKLKQLKPSEANYYYKYGGALGMKAKEVNKFKALGMIDEVKSSFEKAITLNPKHIEARWALIELYIQLPGIVGGSESKAIKYSNELLRLSPMDGYLSRGHIEEYFKRYKVAELQYKKAIIVGGSKTSYQKLASLYKNKMQEPEKAKAILENYNNKKVQD from the coding sequence ATGAAACAGTTACTATTAATTCTTTTATTTCTACCAATAATAATGTGGTCCCAGTCCAATTATGAAAAAGCTGAAAAATTTTTCAAAGAAGAGAAATATGATCAGGCACAGTTGGCTTTTGAATCAGTTTTAAAGTCCAATCCATCAGATTTAAAAACGATTGAATATCTCGGAGACATTGCAGGACAGAATAAATCTTGGGATAAAGCAATTGGATATTATAAAAAACTCAAGCAACTAAAACCATCCGAAGCTAATTATTATTATAAATACGGTGGAGCTTTAGGAATGAAAGCTAAAGAGGTAAATAAGTTTAAAGCCCTTGGAATGATTGATGAAGTGAAGTCCTCCTTCGAAAAAGCAATCACTCTAAATCCAAAGCATATTGAAGCCCGTTGGGCGTTAATTGAGTTGTATATTCAGTTGCCAGGAATTGTTGGAGGAAGTGAATCTAAAGCCATTAAATATTCAAATGAATTATTGCGATTGTCTCCTATGGATGGATATTTGTCAAGAGGGCATATAGAGGAATATTTTAAAAGATATAAAGTAGCAGAATTGCAGTATAAAAAAGCTATAATTGTAGGTGGTTCAAAGACTAGTTATCAAAAGTTAGCTAGCTTATACAAGAATAAAATGCAAGAGCCTGAAAAAGCAAAAGCAATATTAGAAAACTATAATAATAAAAAAGTTCAAGATTAA
- a CDS encoding adenylate kinase: protein MTNIVLFGKPGAGKGTQAEFLKEKYKLTHISTGDVFRFNLKNDTELGKQARVFMDAGDLVPDELTTKMLIDEVNKHPDTNGILFDGYPRTISQAEALDAFLISIGSKVAATIALEADDEILVKRLLERGKTSGRIDDQDEEKIRNRYQEYNEKTAPLMNYYEEQGKFYAVNGIGSIAEITERVSNVIDNL, encoded by the coding sequence ATGACTAACATTGTTTTATTTGGAAAACCAGGAGCTGGTAAAGGAACTCAAGCTGAGTTTTTAAAAGAAAAATACAAATTAACACATATATCAACTGGTGATGTATTTCGTTTTAATTTAAAAAATGATACAGAACTAGGCAAACAAGCAAGAGTATTTATGGATGCTGGAGATTTAGTGCCAGATGAACTCACTACAAAAATGCTGATTGATGAGGTAAACAAGCACCCAGATACTAATGGGATTTTGTTTGACGGATATCCAAGGACCATTTCACAAGCCGAGGCTTTAGATGCTTTTCTTATTTCAATAGGTTCTAAAGTTGCGGCCACAATCGCACTAGAAGCCGATGACGAGATTTTAGTAAAACGCCTATTGGAAAGAGGGAAAACAAGTGGTAGAATTGACGATCAAGATGAAGAAAAAATTAGAAATCGCTACCAAGAATATAATGAAAAAACAGCGCCTTTAATGAATTATTATGAGGAGCAAGGAAAGTTTTATGCCGTAAACGGAATAGGTTCAATCGCTGAAATTACAGAAAGAGTAAGCAACGTGATTGATAATTTATAG